One part of the Candidatus Thermoplasmatota archaeon genome encodes these proteins:
- the nuoE gene encoding NADH-quinone oxidoreductase subunit NuoE yields MKDLNYIREYEKSQSSLIPLLQETQKAFGYLPKKALQEISGYLDIPLSRTYGVATFYSQFRFKPLGKYMVKICHGTACHVNGGINISQAIRGEFGIEEGETTEDGLVTLERVACLGCCSLAPVVMIHDKVYGNLTPDKVRKLAKHLKKGELND; encoded by the coding sequence ATGAAAGATTTGAATTATATTCGTGAATATGAGAAAAGCCAGAGTTCTTTAATACCTCTGTTACAGGAGACCCAAAAGGCTTTTGGTTATTTGCCAAAGAAAGCTCTTCAGGAAATTTCGGGTTACTTGGATATTCCTCTAAGTAGAACTTATGGTGTAGCGACTTTTTACTCACAGTTTAGATTCAAACCGCTTGGAAAATATATGGTAAAGATTTGTCACGGCACCGCATGTCACGTAAATGGTGGCATAAACATCTCCCAGGCAATTAGAGGGGAGTTCGGTATTGAGGAGGGCGAAACAACAGAAGATGGCTTAGTAACCCTTGAGAGGGTTGCCTGCCTCGGCTGCTGCAGTTTGGCACCTGTAGTAATGATACATGATAAAGTTTATGGAAATCTGACACCAGATAAGGTCAGAAAACTTGCGAAGCATCTCAAAAAAGGTGAGCTGAATGATTAA
- a CDS encoding NADH-quinone oxidoreductase subunit NuoF — MIKAIAVGMNSCGVAAGAKETYESIKKELKERNLNVPLKVVGCVGMCYREPLVSIVTEDEIITYGGVTPDEVPRIIEEHVIKGKTIEEWMVKRDWYENGIRKTRDIDGYFEKQKKIVLENSGYIDPEDIGEYIATGGYKAIEKALEMKPGEIIESITKSGLRGRGGAGFPTGLKWKFVREARGDVKYIICNADEGDPGAFMDRNVLEGDPHRVIEGMVIGAYAIGATQGFVYARAEYPLAIKRLKKALDQARDKEFLGNDILGKGFSFGIKIKEGAGAFVCGEETALMASIEGKRGMPRPRPPYPAQKGLWEKPTNINNVETWANIPWIINHGWEEYAKIGTEKSRGTKVFALAGKIKRGGNVEVPMGLTLREILYEIGGGTKTGKNIKAVQLGGPSGGCIPEKLFDIPVDYESITETGAIMGSGGMVVMDEDTCMVDIAKFFLDFTVKESCGKCTFCRLGTKRMWEILDKISKGNGALEDMKSLEKLAPQVLDGSLCGLGQTAPKPVLTTLRYFKDEYLAHVEEKKCPAKVCKELIKYVINPDKCVGCTACARSCPAKAISGEKQKAHKINQENCIKCRTCYEVCKFGAIEIRDACEDD; from the coding sequence ATGATTAAGGCTATTGCCGTCGGTATGAACTCCTGCGGGGTAGCAGCTGGGGCAAAGGAAACCTATGAATCCATCAAGAAAGAGCTTAAAGAGAGGAATTTAAATGTTCCACTTAAAGTTGTTGGCTGCGTTGGGATGTGTTACAGAGAGCCCCTCGTCAGCATAGTTACAGAAGACGAAATCATAACATATGGGGGTGTAACGCCAGATGAAGTTCCCAGGATTATAGAAGAGCATGTAATAAAAGGAAAGACGATCGAAGAATGGATGGTTAAAAGGGACTGGTATGAGAATGGCATTAGAAAAACTCGGGATATTGACGGTTATTTCGAAAAGCAGAAGAAAATAGTCCTAGAAAACAGCGGCTATATCGATCCCGAAGACATAGGAGAGTATATTGCTACCGGCGGCTATAAAGCGATTGAAAAAGCTCTGGAAATGAAGCCCGGGGAGATAATTGAGAGCATTACAAAATCTGGGCTTAGAGGGCGGGGGGGCGCCGGCTTTCCCACAGGTTTAAAATGGAAATTTGTAAGGGAAGCCAGAGGTGATGTGAAGTACATTATTTGCAATGCTGATGAGGGGGATCCCGGAGCTTTCATGGACAGAAATGTTCTTGAAGGAGATCCTCACCGCGTGATAGAGGGGATGGTAATAGGCGCTTATGCAATTGGGGCCACCCAGGGATTCGTATATGCTAGGGCGGAGTATCCTCTGGCGATTAAGAGGCTAAAAAAGGCTTTGGATCAGGCAAGGGATAAAGAGTTTTTGGGAAATGATATTCTTGGAAAAGGATTCTCTTTTGGCATAAAGATAAAGGAGGGGGCCGGAGCTTTCGTTTGCGGTGAAGAAACAGCCCTGATGGCATCTATTGAGGGGAAGAGAGGAATGCCGAGGCCAAGGCCGCCGTACCCTGCTCAAAAGGGTTTGTGGGAAAAGCCGACTAACATAAACAACGTAGAAACCTGGGCGAATATTCCTTGGATTATAAATCATGGCTGGGAGGAGTATGCGAAGATCGGTACGGAGAAAAGCAGGGGAACGAAGGTTTTTGCTCTTGCAGGCAAGATAAAGAGAGGTGGAAATGTTGAGGTGCCAATGGGCCTTACGTTACGAGAAATACTTTACGAGATAGGCGGCGGGACAAAAACAGGCAAAAATATTAAAGCGGTTCAGTTAGGCGGCCCTTCAGGCGGATGCATCCCCGAGAAGCTTTTTGACATTCCTGTCGACTATGAGTCGATAACTGAAACAGGAGCGATAATGGGTAGCGGTGGAATGGTTGTGATGGATGAGGATACATGCATGGTCGACATAGCGAAATTTTTCCTTGATTTTACGGTAAAAGAATCCTGCGGAAAATGTACTTTTTGTAGACTTGGCACAAAGAGGATGTGGGAAATTTTGGATAAAATAAGCAAAGGAAATGGTGCATTAGAGGACATGAAATCCTTGGAAAAGCTGGCCCCTCAAGTTTTGGATGGCTCGCTCTGCGGTCTTGGGCAAACCGCGCCAAAACCTGTTCTGACAACGCTCAGATACTTTAAGGATGAGTATTTGGCCCATGTGGAAGAGAAGAAATGCCCTGCTAAAGTTTGTAAGGAACTCATAAAATATGTAATAAATCCTGACAAATGTGTAGGGTGCACAGCCTGTGCGAGATCCTGTCCTGCTAAGGCGATTAGTGGAGAGAAACAGAAAGCTCATAAAATTAATCAGGAGAACTGTATCAAATGCAGAACATGCTATGAAGTGTGTAAGTTTGGAGCCATAGAAATTAGGGATGCTTGTGAGGATGATTAA
- a CDS encoding FAD-dependent oxidoreductase has translation MIKMVRMVIDGKEMDVPEDKTLLTFLMEKGEHVPGMCHVPMLDPYGSCRLCLVEADGETVTACTLKPREGLKVETLTDRIIEMRRRALELMLSDHKGDCIGPCQDGCPAHGDVQGYLALIAMGRYHEAVKLMKEKYILPAVLGRVCPAFCEEKCRRNLVDEPVAIRQVKRFAADYDLENGPWMPHIPPSSGKRIAVVGGGAAGLACAYYLRVMGHEVRIFESMPKLGGMMRYGIPEYRLPKNVLDKDIDTVTNTGIEIETNCTVGKDVSLEVLRGKYDALFLAVGAWKSRIMGIEGEGLKGVMHGIDFLRKVNTGEKVDIGEKVIVVGGGNTAIDVARTALRLGAEVTIVYRRSRMEMPANEQEVEEAGEEGVRFLFLTNPVGFYGRKEVEKVELIKMELGEPDASGRRVPLPIENSNFIEGADNVILAIGQYCDEGFLNVLGIESMRGKATVDNVTLQTNLEGVFAGGDLVMGPSTVIESIAEGRKAAIMIDFYLKNKLGKVKEALLEPSKHIEGIIKDDEIYSVVFDLRQYNHWKSVTEEDYEHVEKIPRIKKRIRDAKERIGDFMEVERTIGEKETFEETRRCVSCGCMEAFNCKLREYSTLYDAKQDAFLGEQNDFKIDESHPHITLDNNKCVLCGRCVNITQEITGEGVVDYMSRGFKTKISPPPDNSLGDMKGYFLGDMIDVCPTGAITEKPPFVKPGPWETKLIPTVCNGCGLGCEMNIEVYDGMLIRASSKSPSWNNGHLCDRGRFDRLWESKAEEVMVNENGLKKITWDEAVEIIKSHMRDMAIVLTPEVMQEEALYFKNLAAKHNLKIGALVKEGVSTANYENLLTAKRILVKADLKNYPYLKLFLRQAQKNGVRIVEEDYDFAILEAPAASLDAPTLILHRGVNETGLLKFGLHRVPKARNYLVIGNLKERLDGFTIILGSSNAADIMLPYPAWAEKEGTIINDFNMELRVNKVREGKMEVERLLSSLP, from the coding sequence ATGATTAAAATGGTCAGGATGGTGATTGACGGGAAAGAAATGGATGTTCCTGAGGATAAAACCCTTTTAACATTCCTGATGGAAAAAGGAGAACACGTACCAGGGATGTGCCATGTGCCCATGCTCGACCCCTACGGCTCTTGCAGGCTTTGTTTAGTCGAGGCTGATGGTGAAACAGTGACCGCCTGTACGCTAAAACCCAGAGAAGGTTTAAAAGTTGAGACACTCACCGATAGAATCATCGAAATGAGGCGGAGAGCTTTGGAGTTGATGCTTTCAGATCACAAAGGCGATTGCATAGGCCCTTGTCAGGACGGATGCCCTGCACATGGCGATGTGCAAGGTTACTTGGCTTTAATCGCGATGGGTAGGTATCACGAGGCTGTTAAGTTAATGAAGGAAAAATACATTCTGCCAGCAGTATTGGGTAGAGTTTGTCCCGCTTTTTGTGAAGAGAAATGCAGGCGAAATTTAGTAGACGAGCCGGTAGCAATAAGGCAGGTTAAGCGATTTGCTGCCGACTATGACTTAGAAAATGGCCCATGGATGCCCCATATCCCGCCATCGAGCGGCAAAAGAATTGCTGTGGTCGGGGGAGGGGCGGCTGGCCTGGCCTGTGCTTACTATTTAAGGGTCATGGGACATGAAGTCAGGATATTTGAGTCTATGCCCAAGCTCGGCGGAATGATGCGATATGGCATTCCGGAATACAGACTGCCCAAGAATGTGCTGGATAAAGATATAGATACCGTGACAAATACAGGGATTGAAATCGAGACCAACTGCACGGTTGGGAAGGACGTAAGCTTGGAGGTGCTCAGGGGTAAGTACGATGCACTGTTTTTGGCTGTGGGTGCTTGGAAGAGCAGAATCATGGGAATTGAAGGAGAGGGGCTGAAAGGTGTCATGCATGGAATCGACTTTCTGCGCAAGGTCAATACAGGTGAAAAAGTAGATATTGGGGAAAAAGTCATTGTCGTTGGGGGCGGGAATACTGCCATAGACGTTGCAAGGACAGCCCTAAGGTTAGGTGCAGAGGTTACCATTGTTTACAGGCGTTCGAGAATGGAAATGCCGGCAAACGAGCAGGAAGTGGAGGAGGCTGGGGAAGAGGGCGTTAGATTCCTTTTCTTGACGAACCCCGTGGGATTCTACGGGAGGAAGGAAGTCGAGAAGGTTGAACTGATAAAAATGGAGCTTGGGGAGCCCGATGCGAGCGGTCGGAGGGTACCTCTGCCTATCGAGAACTCAAACTTCATTGAGGGGGCGGATAACGTCATTCTGGCCATTGGGCAGTACTGCGATGAAGGATTTTTGAATGTCTTGGGTATTGAATCGATGAGAGGGAAAGCCACGGTTGATAACGTTACGTTACAAACAAACCTGGAAGGAGTTTTTGCAGGCGGAGATTTGGTAATGGGCCCTTCGACGGTTATTGAATCCATAGCGGAAGGCAGAAAAGCAGCCATAATGATAGATTTCTATCTAAAAAATAAGCTCGGGAAAGTTAAAGAGGCGCTCTTGGAACCTTCAAAACACATAGAGGGTATAATTAAAGACGATGAGATTTACAGTGTGGTTTTCGATTTGAGGCAATACAATCACTGGAAGTCTGTCACGGAGGAAGACTACGAGCATGTTGAGAAGATTCCAAGAATTAAAAAAAGAATCAGGGATGCAAAGGAAAGAATCGGGGACTTCATGGAGGTTGAGAGAACCATAGGAGAGAAAGAAACGTTCGAGGAAACTCGCAGGTGCGTGTCATGTGGATGCATGGAAGCTTTTAATTGTAAACTCAGAGAGTATTCCACACTCTATGATGCAAAACAAGATGCTTTTCTTGGGGAACAAAACGATTTCAAAATCGATGAGAGTCATCCACACATTACATTAGATAACAACAAATGTGTACTCTGCGGGAGGTGCGTAAACATAACGCAGGAAATTACAGGAGAGGGGGTAGTAGACTACATGTCGAGAGGATTTAAGACAAAGATTTCACCGCCTCCAGATAACTCCCTCGGGGATATGAAGGGCTATTTCCTTGGGGATATGATTGACGTATGCCCGACAGGGGCAATAACAGAAAAACCACCCTTTGTCAAGCCCGGGCCGTGGGAAACCAAATTAATCCCGACAGTTTGTAATGGATGCGGTCTGGGTTGCGAGATGAACATAGAGGTTTATGATGGAATGCTTATCAGGGCATCCTCCAAGTCGCCTTCATGGAACAATGGGCATTTGTGCGATAGGGGGAGATTTGATCGTCTTTGGGAGAGCAAAGCAGAAGAAGTGATGGTTAACGAGAATGGCCTTAAAAAAATAACTTGGGATGAAGCAGTAGAAATAATCAAGAGTCACATGAGAGACATGGCGATAGTCCTGACACCCGAAGTGATGCAGGAAGAAGCTCTGTACTTCAAGAATCTGGCTGCAAAACATAACCTCAAGATCGGTGCCCTTGTCAAGGAGGGAGTTTCCACTGCAAACTATGAGAATCTGCTTACTGCCAAGCGTATTCTCGTAAAAGCAGATTTGAAAAATTACCCCTATCTCAAGTTATTCCTGAGACAGGCTCAGAAAAACGGTGTCAGGATAGTTGAGGAGGATTATGATTTTGCTATTTTGGAAGCCCCAGCAGCATCTTTAGATGCACCTACGTTAATACTCCACCGAGGTGTCAACGAGACAGGGTTGCTAAAGTTCGGCTTACACCGTGTTCCAAAAGCGAGGAACTACCTAGTCATTGGGAATCTCAAGGAAAGGCTCGATGGTTTTACTATAATTCTTGGAAGTAGTAATGCGGCTGACATTATGTTGCCATATCCTGCTTGGGCAGAGAAAGAAGGCACAATAATAAATGATTTCAACATGGAATTGAGAGTGAACAAGGTAAGGGAGGGAAAGATGGAAGTGGAAAGACTGCTATCATCCTTGCCATAG